In Populus nigra chromosome 1, ddPopNigr1.1, whole genome shotgun sequence, one genomic interval encodes:
- the LOC133678065 gene encoding translocation protein sec62-like isoform X1 has translation MKKSGGAADKKRVRRSSGAVPNGTRDLNSDTPPRKQAAKKDVFQLFAEKVRDHKGLVSRWAVLQETRVEYFRGKDFVSFLKNHPEIKDILESNKNLEVEEIVDTLLSKNLLVRCDRVVKTVRPGKKKLSTWPAHLEIFPDQVFSENDSFFAWTFVKKRPLWQTLLSLSWPVLTLAICLFPIYPHGCKLLILYSCAGLLLLIFSLLSLRATVFGALYIILGKRVWLFPNILAEEATLGELFRLWPNKDEEERPKWTTRLFYALLAVLVILLLRHHAPDEAARARYQKRMSNIIDDVLEWSPSLALSGMMEKQPTVVNATEPNDFTDSGQTDSEKVPPAGDEGGETILEQHEDEEIKNIEDAADQHQHQDHI, from the exons ATGAAGAAATCAGGAGGGGCAGCAGACAAGAAAAGGGTTCGAAGATCATCAGGAGCTGTACCAAATGGCACCAGAGATCTAAACTCTGATACCCCTCCTAGG AAACAAGCTGCAAAAAAAGATGTGTTTCAGTTGTTTGCCGAGAAGGTAAGAGATCACAAGGGTTTGGTTTCTCGTTGGGCTGTCTTACAAGAGACACGTGTTGAATATTTTAGAGGAAAGGATTTTGTAAGCtttctgaaaaatcatccaGAGATTAAAGATATATTAGAGTCAAATAAGAATTTAGAGGTTGAAGAAATTGTCGATACTTTATTAAGTAAGAATCTTTTAGTGCGTTGTGATCGTGTGGTGAAAACTGTTCGTCCTGGGAAGAAAAAGCTGTCTACCTGGCCAGCACATCTAGAGATCTTTCCT GATCAAGTGTTTTCAGAAAATGATTCCTTTTTTGCGTGGACGTTCGTAAAAAAGAGGCCATTATGGCAGACACTCCTCTCACTTTCTTGGCCTGTGCTGACTCTTGCAATTTGCCTGTTTCCTATATACCCACATGGGTGCAAGCTATTAATCCTCTACTCTTGTGCTGGACTTCTTTTGCTTATTTTCTCACTTCTTTCAT TGAGAGCAACAGTATTTGGTGCTTTATACATCATTCTTGGAAAGCGTGTTTGGTTATTCCCTAACATCCTTGCTGAAGAAGCTACCTTGGGAGAATTATTCCGTTTATGGCCAAACAAGGATGAGGAGGAGAGGCCCAAGTGGACAACGAGGCTATTCTATGCATTACTAGCTGTGCTCGTTATATTACTGCTGAGGCACCATGCCCCCGATGAGGCTGCCAGAGCTAG GTATCAGAAGCGGATGTCCAACATAATTGATGACGTTCTTGAGTGGTCTCCAAGTTTGGCGCTGTCTGGAATGATGGAGAAGCAGCCAACTGTGGTGAATGCCACAGAACCCAACGATTTTACAGATTCTGGTCAAACAGACTCGGAGAAGGTGCCTCCAGCAGGTGATGAAGGTGGAGAAACCATCTTGGAACAACACGAGGATGAAGAAATCAAAAACATAGAGGATGCCGCTGATCAACATCAGCATCAAGATCATATATGA
- the LOC133678065 gene encoding translocation protein sec62-like isoform X2: MQTLKQAAKKDVFQLFAEKVRDHKGLVSRWAVLQETRVEYFRGKDFVSFLKNHPEIKDILESNKNLEVEEIVDTLLSKNLLVRCDRVVKTVRPGKKKLSTWPAHLEIFPDQVFSENDSFFAWTFVKKRPLWQTLLSLSWPVLTLAICLFPIYPHGCKLLILYSCAGLLLLIFSLLSLRATVFGALYIILGKRVWLFPNILAEEATLGELFRLWPNKDEEERPKWTTRLFYALLAVLVILLLRHHAPDEAARARYQKRMSNIIDDVLEWSPSLALSGMMEKQPTVVNATEPNDFTDSGQTDSEKVPPAGDEGGETILEQHEDEEIKNIEDAADQHQHQDHI; the protein is encoded by the exons ATGCAAACTTTG AAACAAGCTGCAAAAAAAGATGTGTTTCAGTTGTTTGCCGAGAAGGTAAGAGATCACAAGGGTTTGGTTTCTCGTTGGGCTGTCTTACAAGAGACACGTGTTGAATATTTTAGAGGAAAGGATTTTGTAAGCtttctgaaaaatcatccaGAGATTAAAGATATATTAGAGTCAAATAAGAATTTAGAGGTTGAAGAAATTGTCGATACTTTATTAAGTAAGAATCTTTTAGTGCGTTGTGATCGTGTGGTGAAAACTGTTCGTCCTGGGAAGAAAAAGCTGTCTACCTGGCCAGCACATCTAGAGATCTTTCCT GATCAAGTGTTTTCAGAAAATGATTCCTTTTTTGCGTGGACGTTCGTAAAAAAGAGGCCATTATGGCAGACACTCCTCTCACTTTCTTGGCCTGTGCTGACTCTTGCAATTTGCCTGTTTCCTATATACCCACATGGGTGCAAGCTATTAATCCTCTACTCTTGTGCTGGACTTCTTTTGCTTATTTTCTCACTTCTTTCAT TGAGAGCAACAGTATTTGGTGCTTTATACATCATTCTTGGAAAGCGTGTTTGGTTATTCCCTAACATCCTTGCTGAAGAAGCTACCTTGGGAGAATTATTCCGTTTATGGCCAAACAAGGATGAGGAGGAGAGGCCCAAGTGGACAACGAGGCTATTCTATGCATTACTAGCTGTGCTCGTTATATTACTGCTGAGGCACCATGCCCCCGATGAGGCTGCCAGAGCTAG GTATCAGAAGCGGATGTCCAACATAATTGATGACGTTCTTGAGTGGTCTCCAAGTTTGGCGCTGTCTGGAATGATGGAGAAGCAGCCAACTGTGGTGAATGCCACAGAACCCAACGATTTTACAGATTCTGGTCAAACAGACTCGGAGAAGGTGCCTCCAGCAGGTGATGAAGGTGGAGAAACCATCTTGGAACAACACGAGGATGAAGAAATCAAAAACATAGAGGATGCCGCTGATCAACATCAGCATCAAGATCATATATGA
- the LOC133677768 gene encoding cyclin-dependent protein kinase inhibitor SMR9-like, translated as MAPNGRKRTRAKTTRRTQYKKRVMKPKSIKEASIIEDLPSNSSTTTTTSCNGCSKIDHGLDFEGVDISASACSTPKAERFRIPEIQTCPPAPRKERIISNCSLQRRPIAFFAPPDLELFFFYAIHDVSV; from the coding sequence ATGGCTCCAAATGGTAGAAAAAGAACAAGagcaaaaacaacaagaagaacccAGTACAAGAAGCGGGTTATGAAGCCCAAGAGCATTAAAGAAGCTTCAATAATTGAGGATTTGCCTTCCAActcttccaccaccaccaccacaagcTGCAATGGTTGTTCAAAGATTGATCATGGCTTAGATTTTGAGGGTGTGGATATCTCTGCAAGTGCATGCTCTACTCCAAAAGCTGAGAGGTTTCGGATACCAGAGATTCAAACATGTCCACCTGCACCAAGGAAGGAAAGGATAATATCAAATTGCTCTTTGCAAAGGAGACCGATTGCTTTCTTTGCTCCTCCGGATTTGgagctcttcttcttctatgcAATTCACGATGTAtcagtttaa
- the LOC133689309 gene encoding nuclear transcription factor Y subunit A-1-like, with product MRSKPENTNGLDADLKDIEYTVNSEPWWRNIGYSSIPPAMTGGNASNLTTPEGHNGSESNDDQSLSSGRLNEEDADANKDSQATASSQLGNGLHYQNLQSVVSSMTRTHDGLSQSPQFELVSHSIACASNPYQDAYYSGMMAYGHQPLGYPHFVGMPHARMLLPLEVAQEPVYVNAKQYPGIIRRRQQRAKAEVEKKLIKSRKPYLHESRHQHAIRRERSSGGRFAKKSGDDASKNTSERKLNGSGPLRASQSGSSSGSEPFPSDSVETLKSSDGQKEARASQVHDTFEAYGYANRDGHYQNHHGLQSSTYGLYLGENKDGDRSRENEDEDHPGRQLRKQAITSSAHQ from the exons ATGCGGTCAAAGCCTGAGAACACAAATGGTCTAGATGCTGATCTGAAGGACATTGAATACACCGTTAACTCTGAACCCTGGTGGCGCAATATCGGTTATAGTTCCATACCTCCTGCCATGACTGGGGGAAATGCATCCAACTTAACCACACCAGAAGGACATAATGGTTCAGAATCAAATGATGATCAGTCTCTGTCGAGTGGTAGATTGAACGAGGAAGATGCTGATGCTAACAAAGATTCCCAAGCCACTGCATCGTCTCAATTAG GGAATGGTTTACATTACCAAAATCTTCAGAGTGTTGTGTCAAGTATGACTAGAACGCATGATGGCCTCTCCCAATCTCCACAGTTTGAGCTTGTTAGTCACTCTATT GCATGTGCCTCAAATCCATACCAGGATGCGTATTACAGCGGAATGATGGCTTATGGACATCAGCCTCTG GGTTACCCTCATTTTGTTGGAATGCCACATGCCAGAATGCTCTTGCCCCTTGAGGTGGCTCAGGAACCGGTTTATGTGAATGCCAAACAATACCCAGGGATTATTAGGCGAAGACAGCAACGTGCAAAAGCTGAGGTCGAGAAGAAGCTGATAAAATCTAGAAAG CCATATCTTCATGAATCTCGGCACCAGCATGCTATTAGAAGGGAAAGGAGCTCTGGAGGACGTTTTGCGAAGAAAAGTGGTGATGATGCTTCCAAGAACACATCTGAAAGAAAGCTCAATGGTTCTGGTCCACTTCGTGCATCTCAGTCAGGGAGTTCATCAGGTTCTGAACCATTCCCCTCTGACTCTGTTGAAACTTTGAAATCCTCTGATGGTCAAAAAGAAGCAAGGGCGTCCCAAGTGCATGACACTTTTGAAGCTTATGGGTATGCAAATAGAGATGGCCATTATCAGAACCACCATGGCTTGCAATCCTCTACATATGGCCTGTACTTGGGTGAAAACAAGGACGGAGACCGTTCACGTGAAAACGAGGATGAAGATCATCCAGGCCGGCAGCTGAGGAAGCAGGCCATAACGTCTTCTGCCCACCAGTGA